The DNA sequence TCGTGATAGTAGGAGGTCATCAAGATCAAGGCGTTCCAGTTATGATGCATACCCAGAGGTTGATCCTGCAAAGTTGAGAGATAGCTTAGCGTTTAAAGAAATCTATAACGCAACAGGAAATTTCTCCCTAGATAACAAAATTGGTGAAGGGGGATTTGGGACTGTGTATAAAGGGACACTTAAGGATGGCCGTGTTGTTGCTGTAAAGCGTGCAAAAAGCGTAAGATGTGCTATCAAGTTGAGAGTTGGAAGTATTTTTgttgctctctctctctctctctctctctctctctcacaataGACTTCCTTGTAAACAGGAAACTTATGATCAACGCCTGTCAGCAGAGTTCAAGAACGAGATCCTAGCCTTATCAAAGATTGAGCACCTGAGTTTGGTAAGATTTTACGGGTGTCTTGAGCATGGAGACGAGCGCCTTATTATCGTTGAATATGTCAGCAATGGGACCCTCCGAGAACACTTGGATGGTAGGTCATCGAACTCTGTCATTAGGCAGCTCAACGATGTTACAGTATATTTCATCTATtctgtttcattttaaaaaacaaagtcTGTTGCAACGAGTATCCAATTCTGGATGCAGGAACTCGCCCAAACGAGCTTCAAATCGGAGAGCGATTGGATATTGCAATTGATATAGCTCATGGCATTACCTATCTTCACTCATATACAGGTAGATGGAGTATCATGTATAAAAAGTATGGCTTATACTCGTTTTATGTCCCTTTTCATGCGCGTTTATTCTCTCATGTTACAGATCCTCCCATCATCCATAGAGACATCAAAGCATCAAACATACTCATTACAGAAAAACTCAGAGCCAAAGTGGCTGATTTTGGGTTTGCGCGGTTAGCCGCAGAAAACCCTGTGGCCACTCACATTTCTACGCAAATCAAAGGAACTGCTGGCTACTTGGATCCTGAGTACCTGAGGACATACCAGCTTACTGAAAAGAGTGATGTCTACTCATTCGGTGTATTACTCGTTGAAATGATGACGGGCAGGCAACCTATAGAGTCGAAGAGAGGCCTGGACGAGAGACTTACCACAAAATGGGTGAGTGTATGTGAATGTAGATCACCACTAATAGCATGATTGTCGTTGTTCTTGATCACTGTCCAATTTATCATACTATAAAACAACAATAGCAATTGGAAAGATCTTAGATTTGTTTCCTATGCAGGCACTTAGGAGACTAAGAAATGGAGAGGTCGTTGTGGCTATGGATCCAAGGCTACGAAGGAGCGTTCCATCCATCCACGCAGTCGAAAGGGTCCTCAAACTCGCCCGCCACTGCCTGGCACCATCAAGACTATCAAGACCTTCAATGAGACAGTGTGCAGAAAAATTATGGGATATTCGACGAGAACTCAGAGAAAATGCGACTGCTAGAGCTATTTCCTCTCCCTTCCCCTCTGCCAGGCAGAATGTGTCTGGGAGTGAAAACAGTGAGAGCTTGATGTTTGTTTCTGCATAAGCAGTTTATTCgcataaatatatatctacTTGCTTTCACTTTATCAGACTGTATCATTGAAAATGTGAGACTCGTATCAGATgtatatactacctccgtccaccaaaatttgtctcatttttccatttctgtccgtcccccaaaatttgtgagtgggcctcatatttcactaactcattcctactcacattttattataaaactaatatataaaagtaggacctacaatccactaactttttcaactcacttttcattacatttcttaaaacccgtgtcgggtcaaagtgggacaaattttggtggatggaggtagtatCATTTACCATGAAAGCTCGGGTTCTTGATTTAGAGAAGGTTTGTAATCTTGTAATGACTGCTTTCGGTTGGCATCGAGATTCACTTGGTTGAAGTTCAATTATTCGAGTTAGGTCCGATATTATCcgaaattaattttgtcataAGAGAGACCAAGACCAGCTCATACTCTGTTCCAAGACTAACTCAGGTGGATTTAATCTTGAGACATCAGTCTCAACATTCACCATTCTACCACCAGTTCAACTCACACGCATCTTTGTCATATTTATCTATTCTTGAGTTGTCAAAATACTTAGCCAGTTAGCCTGGTCTTGGGTCGGATTGGGCATGAtgttacttttaaaattttaattgaaaattttaaattagtaaaatgagtttaaattccaattttctttGACACAAACCTAAATACGTTAGTTTATGTaactgaattaaataaataggacgTTCCGGCTTCATATATACTCTCCGTACTTGTCTCGctataatatttgagatatattctacaaatatgtactccctcaGTACTATGCAGAAACTAATGAGGTGAAACTCGTTTTATACTAATGAGTTGACAATTTCATTTATCTAATGAGGTGaccattattttatattaatattttttttatcccttattttattaattttacattcaaattcataccattttcaaaaaaatttatttttggagaaCTGTATATTTCCGTTACTTTTCAgcaaatagtagtactattagaTTTATCCTCCGGTCAATACACGGAAAATAATATAGGCATGCTAAATTTGGACGACCAAATTGCGTATGAAATCATCTTTATCGCCTCACATTTTGCGTcacttaaataaaatcattatgTTCTGTTGATAGTTCTGTGTAATTCCATTTTTGTTAacaatgcaatttatttttcgaTTCATACCCAAAAATTTGGAcaagatattttcaaaaagtcgccacaaattcaacaaaattaatgttttagaGCGTACAAGCGCGCTAAGCTTTAGGTACTCCTACTATTTCATTGTCTTCTCTATTCGGCCATTCCTATCTCTGATATTTATTGCCACAATCTCTCTCTCCGTCAGTCTCTCATGACCACAAAACTATAGCTACCAttacacactttttttttccttttcgcTTTTTTTGTCACTTTCTCTCCATAAAATATCTAGCTCCTTTCATTCTCTTATTCCACTCGTTAAATAGCTCGAATTTGTTTCCTCCAGCTTCAGCTTCAGCTTCAATTGCATCATCACGTTAGCTGTATCGCTTTCCTTCCAGATTTGGAGCGAGCATCTGGTAATGAGCCtgcttttctctctctcttccttttATGTTATTTGATGTTTTTACATTGTCGTCTTCAGCTAGAATTAgatcacttatttttttaagcatTTACTTCAATTAAACCGCAATATGCTGTTTGTACCTATCGTCAATTCTTTTGCACAGTATCAGTATGCcagtttgaatttgtgtttTCGATTGCAACCGAGTTGGAAAATAATGCGGTTTGCGAGTCTCACTGGCTTGTAATGTTTTCTGAAATTTTTTCTGTTCATTTGTGATAGCGAATTGATTTCATGAAAATCACGTGAAATACCTTTTCTGATGCACTTGTATAATGCAGCATCCGCTTGCTCAATCTGTTCATTGctagcaactgttttgcaggtGATCTTTAGAAGCTAGTGAGAACTAGCAGCCTAGCAGGCATGGCTGATGCGGTGAAGGCAAACGGTAGTACGACTGAtaggattaaaattttggagaaGATTCCGCCTGTTGCAAATCCGCAGGCCAAAGATCCAGCTGCAATTGCCTCTAATATCAACTATCATGCTCACTATAGCCCTCACTTTTCCCCCTATAAGTTTGAGCCGGAGCAAGCATTTTACGCAACGGCGGAAAGCGTTCGTGATCAACTGATCAAGGTagtaattcaatttatttgagtGGTCTTTAATTCATGGCATTCAGGACATAAATTCTGCGGTATAGAATTTTATGAGCTTTATCATGTAGTTTCATGTACCTGAGACTGAGAGAGGTTCTTCAAACCATAACTTCAGTTGATATCCTAGGAATCGcttgaatttatatttaatgcatatttGTATTCTAGAATATGGTTTCATATGTTGTATTGCATTTCAATATAAACTGATTCTGTTGTTTCTGACCAATATCACAGCAATGGAATGACACGTATAGTCATTATCACAAAGTCAATCCTAAGCAAACATACTATCTATCCATGGAATATCTCCAAGGTCGTGCTCTGACCAATGCAGTCGGAAACCTAGATGTGCAAGATGCGTATGCTAATGCTTTGAAGCAACTCGGTTATGCACTTGAGGAAATAACTGAGCAGGTAATTGGATAAAATTACTCATTTGCATGAAAAAGATCTTGTGCCAATATGGCCATTTAGCAAGATTTTCAGAAGAGCAACCCTGGCATGGTGGTGTGCTCTTTTTTACTTGGTTCAACTCAATTTGGATTATCATAGAGGTAGGGTgttaggttttgttttgttgaatgTTGTTTTTTGTAAGCTCCTGAATAGTCTTTTGACACTTGCATTCCAATATAAGATAAAGCTGAATTCAATTGAATGTAACAGGAAAAAGATGCTGCACTTGGTAATGGCGGTCTTGGGAGACTTGCTTCTTGTTTTCTTGACTCAATGGCTACTTTGAGCTTACCTGCATGGGGATATGGCCTGAGGTACAGATATGGTCTATTCAAGCAACTGATGACAAAATCAGGCCAAGAGGAAATCGCTGAAGATTGGTTGGAGGTCTGCTGACACCATAATCCTAACATTGTTCATTCTAGATTAGCTCATACTCTTTTGGATAATAGTAGTGTTTCATTTCCTGGTTAACTAATGCAGAAGTTCAGTCCATGGGAAATTCCTAGACATGATGTTGTCTTCCCTATAAGATTTTTTGGTCAAGTTGAGGTCAATCCTAATGGATCGTAAGTGCAACTGACAAATGCttctttattttactattataccATTAGTTTGTGGATACAATGAACCTTTGTTTCTTGTATTTCTTCACAAATACCTATTATGTGTTTGTTTCTGAAAACATTTTAGACGAAAATGGATCGGTGGAGAGGTCATACAAGCAGTTGCATATGATGTACCAATCCCCGGCTACAAAACAAAGAACACTAACAGCCTTCGCCTCTGGGAAGCCAAAGCTAGGGCTGAGGACttcaatttatttgagttCAATGATGGAAAATATGAATCAGCTGCATTGCTTCATTCAAGGGCTCAGCAGGCAAAGAGCAGTTCATCTTTTTAAGTTATAATATGAAGCCCCTCTGAATTTTTATGCAAGATACATGTTTATGCAGATTTGTGCTGTTCTGTATCCTGGAGATGCTACTGAAGATGGCAAACTTTTACGACTGAAGCAGCAGTATTTCCTGTGCAGTGCATCACTCCAGGTTTGCTGGCATCTTTAGTTGCCTTGCATTATTTCATTGCATTTATGAAttcattttatcttcattgAGTTTACTTCAGAAAAGTTTGACTACCAAGTATGCTAGCATGTTTGGCATTTGATAATCAAATACTAGTTTGCAATTAGGGGGAAAAGTAAACAATGTCTGGACTCTGGATAATTTTTGCCATACTATGAAATTCATAGTTAATACTTTTAAGTTTTCTTCACAATGCCAATGAGTGAGAGATCTAACTTGTTCTATATGCAAATCCTCAAAGATCTTTGAATCCATGTAATGTTAACACATCGTGTTCAGATCTTTTTAATCAGAAAGTTTTCTAGATGTTGTTGAGCAGACACTACCTTATTGTAAAAAGTGCCTTACTTTCTAGAACAGTAGCGATTAATGCCCTTGTATTATTTTCACCAAGAAATAAATCTTTCAATCAATCGTGGTATCAATCATCCAGGACATCATTACTAGATTTAAGGAGAGATTAGGCGGAAGAGATAAGATCCTGTGGTCTGAGTTCCCTTCTAAGGTCGCAGTACAACTGAATGACACACATCCAACTCTTTCAATACCGGAGCTGATGCGTCTTTTTATGGATGATGAAGGCCTTGGATGGGATGAAGCTTGGGATATAACCAACAGGTGCTTCTTGCCTGATGAAGCATATTGTTTTATGCTAAATTCAAGATCTATGTTATTTCCTTCTAATGTGCTTATGTGACATATAGATATAACACTGTGTATTCTGCCAGGACAATAGCTTATACAAACCATACAGTCCTGCCTGAGGCTCTGGAGAAATGGTCACAAACTGTCATGTGGAAGCTTCTTCCCCGCCATATGGAAATCattgaagaaattgataaGAGGGTCTGTTATACCTTAAACCTAGTCCTTTTGTAATCATGAGTCAACTTAAACTTTTAAGTAGTGTTTGTCCTACCGTTTTCAGTTTATCAAAATGATACAGTCAACCAAACCTGAAATTGAGGGAAAAATTTCTGATCTGCGTATTTTGGATAACAACCAACAAAAACCGGTTGTGCGGATGGCAAACTTGTGCGTAGTGTCAGCTCATACGGTAAGAGTTTGACTCTGTTTTACCATGTATAATGCAGGATTCAGTTTGGAAAAGCTGCATGTTCTGAGGAACTTGAGTTCATTTATTTCATACAATATTGTGGCCTTGTATATCCTATTTATATTCTGAGGAACTTCTGAGGAACTTGAGTTCATTTATTTCATACAATATTGTGGCCTTGTATATCCTATTTAAGAAGATAACCGTTCTGCTAAACAAGATAGACAATCCCAACTAAAAAGGGTTAGTTGTATATAACAAGTTGCTTTCAAACAAATCGTAACTTAGTTAATTCTATGCTGGTTTTTATTCATTCTACATCATTTGTGCATGTAcatgtatatacatatattgaaAAGGACTTGTATTATTTTAACAGCATTCCAGATAGATTATAATACGACCCATCACACGAACAAAGTTCATTCACAGACAATTCAGTTTTGGGTGGCGCACTGAAATACTACCAGACTGCATAAAATGTGTGATTATGTTAAATCATCAATGTACAAGGCTTTTCAGTTATAAGTTGATGGTTTTACTATTCATATGTATCATCCTGCATGAAGATGCTCAGATTCTTTACAATTAAATCTTGAGCATATAACAGTTAGAAAATTAGTCTGTCCTCCCTGTTGTTGCAGGTGAATGGAGTTGCTCAGCTTCATAGTGACATCTTGAAGGCTGAGTTGTTCTCTGATTATGTCAAAGTATGGCCTACCAAATTTCAGAACAAGACCAATGGTATAACTCCCCGCCGATGGCTCAGATTTTGCAACCCCGAGCTTAGTAGTATTATCACTAAATGGTTAAAAACTGATCAATGGGTTAATAATCTCGACCTATTGGTGAATCTACGGCAAGTAAGTATTATAATATGGCCATTCAGTTATCATATTTTAGATGCTGTCTTTCTTGTTGGATTGCCATGGCATTGACTGTGTTTTCCAAAGTTTGCGGACAATTCAGAACTCCAAGCTGAGTGGGAATCAGCTAAATTGGCAAGCAAACAACGGTTGGCAACTTACGTGCTTCAGGTTACTGGCGTTAGCATTGACCCCAACTCACTTTTTGATATTCAAATCAAACGGATCCATGAGTACAAAAGGCAGCTCATGAACATTTTGGGTGCTGTTTATAGGTACAAGAAATTGAAGGTGAGGCAAACTTTTGCTACTCTGGAGTGTTATTTGATACCAACTTATGAATTATTCGATCCCAGTAGCATTTTTGGATAGTAGGCGGACTTAGTCATTCTCAACTATGCATTCTTCAGAGAGCTCATTCTAGTTTGCaactatttacttttctttttgccCACTGATCTATCATTAAGATTGTTTATAGTCtttaaataagtttttttaatgCAGGAGATGAGCCCAGAAGAACGTAAAAAGACAACACCTCGTACCATCATGATTGGAGGAAAAGCATTCGCAACATATACAAATGCTAAAAGAATTGTTAAGCTAGTAAGTGATGTTGGGGCTGTTGTGAACACTGATCCAGAAGTCAATAGCTTTTTAAAGGTATCTACCCTCTATATCTCTAATACCTCTTAAAGCTTAAGTAAACGTGATGGCTTCTTATCTAGTCTATTCCAGTTTACGTCCGAATCTCTTATATGCAGAGCATCTCATATAGTTGAACTAATCACAAAATGGTCCTCTGGAGTAATTCAAGGAATATCAAACATGCCTGTCTTAATATTTCCACTGACTGCTTGTTATAGGAATTGCGTTTCTTTCAGATTTTTGTGATCTTACTtatcaatcaaaattttcaattatttcagGTCATTTTTGTGCCCAATTACAATGTCTCTGTAGCTGAGGTGCTTATTCCGGGAAGTGAACTATCACAGCATATAAGTACAGCTGGTATGGAGGCAAGTGGCACAAGTAACATGAAATTTGCTCTCAATGGATGCCTCATTATCGGAACCCTAGATGGAGCTAATGTTGAAATCAGAGAAGAAATTGGTCAagaaaatttctttctttttggtGCAACAGCTGACGAAGTTCCTCGGTTGCGTAAAGAAAGAGAGCAAGGACTGGTAAATGTTCATGTCCACTGTATTAAATGTTACTATATGCACTATCCAGTTTATGAAATGCAACTCTACCTAACTAGTTGGAGACTAAGCTCCTACATTTATCCTACAAAGATCAATGCCGCACAAACTGATGCTGGATTGATTATTTAGCCTTTTAGCTTCCTTCATCTAACAAATTGCGAAATAAGAAATGAACCGACTACAAAAAAGTTCCTTTAAATGGTTTCAAGTATGGAAACAGATACAGCATAGTTGGAGCATGTTCGGGAAATGAGATGTTTATATCCACTGATgtgtattaaatcatggaaCCCTAAAACATTGTCTTTAGAATAGTACACCATCCCTTTGCCTTTCTGCTTACCGAGGATCTTCAGTAATTCCAGAAATGACgtttcttttctcttattGTTGTAGTTTAAGCCAGATCCACGATTTGAAGAGGCCAAACAGTTCATAAAATCTGGAGCATTTGGAAGCTATGATTATAATCCACTCCTCGACTCGCTTGAGGGAAACTCTGGCTTTGGCCGTGGTGATTATTTTCTTGTCGGTTATGATTTCCCCAGCTACATGGACGCCCAGGCAAGGGTGGATGAAGCTTACAAGTAAGTTAATATTCTGCAATCTACAAACCTAGTACGTATTTAATTGAACTATATCATCATTAGATTGTAAAGTGTGTAGGGAATTGTTATATATCTAGGGCAGTGAGGGCATTGAATTCCTTGATCTTTTCTCTCAATAATGCTGATTCACATTACTCCATGATAGTATTCTGTTTCTCATTTTCAAACTACagttcaaaattttccatatttccTTCTTGCCACCCTCATTCTGACATAGTTCCCAGCTGCTGGAGTATATGTTCGTTATCACTTGCCATAACTTAGGTTCTCTGAACATGGTTATGTTTTGTCATAAGAAGTGAAATAAACCAATCTCGCTCAAGTTTTCACAATTTTGTCTTTCAGGGACAGGAAGAAATGGACAAAGATGTCGATTCTCAGCACTGCCGGAAGCGGAAAGTTCAGCAGTGACCGGACCATTGGCCAGTATGCAAAGGAAATATGGAAGATAGATGAGTGCCGCTTGCCTTAAGCACAGACATGGACGCATTGTAATCTCTGGCTTGCAAGAAGAAGTTGAATAAATAAACAGACATggtcatattattatttgctttctttCAAAGTCTATTACTCTTCCCTTGTGCCTTTggtatagtatatattaatgcCAGAcgtttatttttcatttcgaGTTACGTGGTCAAGTCGGTCACGCAACAGAAGGATGAAATGTTGCAACAGAAAGAACAACAGCTAAAGCCAATGTCACACTATTATTAAGCTACAtgtaaaatcaaatcattAGAAGGAAACGCAACAGAGAACCGTCTCGCATTATCAGGCTCCAGAAAAGTAACATACAGACAACATAGGCACATCATAATCCAACCGTCAGTCTAAATAAGGAACTAACGCCTAGGACTAACAGATCTGGATGCCGTGGGGGAGGACAAAGATGCACTAGGACTCCTAGAATGGCTTCTTGACGTGCGTGAAGGCGCACGTTTGCGTGGTGAGCGACTCCTCTTCAAGCACTTCATCGAACTCGGAGACACATCCCTCGTTGGAGTTGGCGACACACTTCTAGAGTAGCTCCTCGGGGTAAGGCTGAGCGAGTAACTCCTCCTGCTAGACCGGCGATACCTAGGTGATATGCTCCGGTATCGGCTCCTTCTGTAGTATCGATCCTCAGGAGAGTAATCTCTGTAGCGCCTTCTGTAATAAGGGCTGTCGGGCGAGTAGTCCCTATGGTAAGGGGAGTAGGAACGGTCCCGCCTGCTTACAGGAGATCTGCTATAAGATGGAGACCGGGAACGGGAATACGATGACCTCCTGGGCCTGTAATACGATGGAGAGTTCGACCTCCCAACTGAGTATGATCTGCGGCGTCGGCGGTAATAGGGAGAGTATGATCTGCGGCGTCGGCGGTAGCAGGGAGAGTATGATCTGCTGCGACTCCTATCCCCTTCAGACGAATAGCAAGGCGAACGGCTTCTAGAATAAGGCGAGTAGCTAGGAGAACGACGCCGCTCTGGATGAACAGAAAAACAAATTCTTAGTAATTCCATGTCTACATACATATCAACACTTAAACAATGAcaaatctcaattctcaattctCACCATGGACTGTTTTAAGCCCAAGATACCTTCCCGGAGTAGGTGTTCGTCCCCTCCGTCGTCTAGCCTGAAACAGACATAACCAATCATCAGTTTCTGTCAATACCCAAACACCACTGTGTGTATCAAGACATAGTTAGTTAACAGaatgatactactattaaacaaACTTGATGACACTATGTTAAAATACATTAAAGCATAGGGAGAAATGCAGGGCATACAACCCTCTGAATTTGCTGAGgcatttgatttgatttgttagTTTTGATGAAGAGCTGCTACACACAGCTACCCTGTTTCCAAAGAAACTTCAATAATCCAATACAATAGTGAGAGCTTCAACTACAGGTAGAATAAGACAGCATACACATAGCAAATCCACAAATTGCTAAATGCCAAAAAAACTCTACCTTCTCCACAGATATAACCCTGCCTTCAAGGACAGATCTGTCCAAGTATTTGATGCAGCGTTCGGCCTCCTTCAAAGAAGACATCGTCACGAAACCAAAACCACGCGATTCTCTCGTCCGCGGATCAACAACGAGGTGGACGTCTTCAACCTAAATACCAATAATTACAGCATTCAGCATAAACAGATCACACAAATAACCAACATATTTCAAAAGGACTCGTCAAACACACAACTACACCCCATTTATACCTTCCCTTCAGTTGAGAAATGCTTTTCCAAGTCTCTCTTTGTCACACGTGCCGAAAGTCCGGTGACATACAGATTATTTCCTGGATTCTCAGCATCGCTGGAATCGTAGCTCCTGCAAATGAAATTCAATCAGAtcagaatcaattaaattaaacctcTCTAATGAGAACCGTGAAGAAATTTAAGCAGAGAAACGGCTGCAGTGAGGTACAAAATTACCTTGACCTACTCCTTGATGGAATTGGAGACCTCGAGAAAGACCTACTGTAGCGCTTGTTGTAAGGTGAAGGGGATCTGCAGCTATATCAAATGTACCAAAAATGATTAGAACAAAAAATCACCAATTGCAATTAATCAGAAATTTAGAATGTAGCGCACACCTTGATCTCCTCGAGTATGACATCTGCATTCAAATACATGAAATAGAGATCATCAGATAATTGAGTGTCGAAGACGAAACATTTCCCAATTAATCTAAAAGACACAATACAGAAGGTAGATTTCTGCAATTATGCAAGGAATACCGAATTATTTAGTCTAAACTTTGGCAAATGAAACTCAAAAACTGTCACACATTGGTgtcaaaagaaaattgaaactagtatataagtctcataGGCCCCTCCTCCTTcaaccaattggttttaggatggaactcATGGATTTCTATGATAAACTAATGACCAAATTTTCGAGAAAAGCACGGGAAAGGAAACTCTGGATGAAGGACAGATAAATCCGTcgagaaacaaaatcaaatcatatcAAAATTAGGAAAGCAAATTTGCAGATAATTTAAGGAATACTACTAGAATTTATaattctatttaaaataaataaatccaaggaacgaaaaaaaaaactgagaAATATATGATGGAGATATGTAACTGACCTTGATGGTCGACGGCGGCGTAGAGATCAGACGGCGaattctcttctctcttctctcttctctcttcaatCTGTAGATGTCTCTGGAAGATGGGGTAACCTCCTATATATAGTAAGTAGCTCAAAAGAAGTTTCTAGATATGCTGACTTGTActgtacattttattttcttaatcaatttaatttagtaaaatgAAATGGGCCTAAATTTCAATCAACCCATCATGCTATAAGAACAAAGTATAATAAAGTGCAAGGCTGAACATAAGCTCTACTAATCATTTTGAGActtaatattattgttttgtCTGATTTATGTCTTGTATCCTctgacaaaataattttataaatcatgtcataataaaatcaaacaccTCATAGATTAGTAATTTAGTATGCACGAGCATATCAATACTACACATATATCTTTAAATCttcttttgaaacattttaAATGCAAATTACATCTATGTCTTTAAATATTCTTGCATTGGGTATACTTGTTATACCAATACAATACATGcatctttaaattttcttttcattttctattttttttaaatatatttttactttttattctttatgtAACTAACGCAAACAAAGTCTGataataaaactaaactaaCGTGTATAAGAAACACCGGTGGTCCTATCtttcaataattcaatttcatttaacGGAGAAGAAGACTATGCTTTCAAAAATATGCTAATATGGGtcttaaaaaatgatattcaatttttttaaaaaaaataatgtttcttttttattaaaaaataaaggacAAGTATTAGCCATTGGGCTTTTGCCAAACCCAAATTGCAAGTCGACCCATGCCGTCAACAGGCTTTGTGAAcgttttattttacttaaaacgtctttcaaaacttttggcaaataaataaataaataaaaatgtaaattatcaaataaattatgaaagatAATTGGCATatcttatattttctaaaaatttgaaaaatatagtactatcgCAGAAGATTAAATTTGACATTTATcacattatttcattttccagCGAATTACGCATTGATGTGTCAATCGGTATAAAACACATGGATAAAACGACTTGGTCAAAATGACGGTGTATAATTCAATTTGCAACGATGTTTTGTCCACGCGTTTTAAACCGCTTGCCACATCAGCGCGTGATTTTCCTCAAAAGAAAAGTATgaaataattgcaaaaatttcatctttcgtaattttttattagattttgAAAAACGTGGaacatactaaaatttaattatcattatgatttatttgacaattcaactaaaataaaattataatttatagacGGATCTACTTCTTATAATTGATGTTATCATGTTACAGCCACAACTAATTTTAACTTCTTATGTACGATTATATTCAACTTAGAGAAGAAATCTTATCTATATGATTGTTTTTTAGATCTTATTTATAGTACTTGTCACTGtaccataaataaattaatggaattAGGTT is a window from the Salvia hispanica cultivar TCC Black 2014 chromosome 1, UniMelb_Shisp_WGS_1.0, whole genome shotgun sequence genome containing:
- the LOC125212343 gene encoding calmodulin-binding receptor-like cytoplasmic kinase 1, which encodes MKNTQSPPIIRPGHIRRLNTNSRDRSTLEEDRHKSNNPALSYITSAAKKVGGVFSVIFFGRKKADPSSSRDQVLPDAWHYRAGQSPNFAGNSGARDSRRSSRSRRSSYDAYPEVDPAKLRDSLAFKEIYNATGNFSLDNKIGEGGFGTVYKGTLKDGRVVAVKRAKSETYDQRLSAEFKNEILALSKIEHLSLVRFYGCLEHGDERLIIVEYVSNGTLREHLDGTRPNELQIGERLDIAIDIAHGITYLHSYTDPPIIHRDIKASNILITEKLRAKVADFGFARLAAENPVATHISTQIKGTAGYLDPEYLRTYQLTEKSDVYSFGVLLVEMMTGRQPIESKRGLDERLTTKWALRRLRNGEVVVAMDPRLRRSVPSIHAVERVLKLARHCLAPSRLSRPSMRQCAEKLWDIRRELRENATARAISSPFPSARQNVSGSENSESLMFVSA
- the LOC125212330 gene encoding alpha-glucan phosphorylase, H isozyme-like, whose amino-acid sequence is MADAVKANGSTTDRIKILEKIPPVANPQAKDPAAIASNINYHAHYSPHFSPYKFEPEQAFYATAESVRDQLIKQWNDTYSHYHKVNPKQTYYLSMEYLQGRALTNAVGNLDVQDAYANALKQLGYALEEITEQEKDAALGNGGLGRLASCFLDSMATLSLPAWGYGLRYRYGLFKQLMTKSGQEEIAEDWLEKFSPWEIPRHDVVFPIRFFGQVEVNPNGSRKWIGGEVIQAVAYDVPIPGYKTKNTNSLRLWEAKARAEDFNLFEFNDGKYESAALLHSRAQQICAVLYPGDATEDGKLLRLKQQYFLCSASLQDIITRFKERLGGRDKILWSEFPSKVAVQLNDTHPTLSIPELMRLFMDDEGLGWDEAWDITNRTIAYTNHTVLPEALEKWSQTVMWKLLPRHMEIIEEIDKRFIKMIQSTKPEIEGKISDLRILDNNQQKPVVRMANLCVVSAHTVNGVAQLHSDILKAELFSDYVKVWPTKFQNKTNGITPRRWLRFCNPELSSIITKWLKTDQWVNNLDLLVNLRQFADNSELQAEWESAKLASKQRLATYVLQVTGVSIDPNSLFDIQIKRIHEYKRQLMNILGAVYRYKKLKEMSPEERKKTTPRTIMIGGKAFATYTNAKRIVKLVSDVGAVVNTDPEVNSFLKVIFVPNYNVSVAEVLIPGSELSQHISTAGMEASGTSNMKFALNGCLIIGTLDGANVEIREEIGQENFFLFGATADEVPRLRKEREQGLFKPDPRFEEAKQFIKSGAFGSYDYNPLLDSLEGNSGFGRGDYFLVGYDFPSYMDAQARVDEAYKDRKKWTKMSILSTAGSGKFSSDRTIGQYAKEIWKIDECRLP